From the genome of Gracilinanus agilis isolate LMUSP501 chromosome 2, AgileGrace, whole genome shotgun sequence, one region includes:
- the POMC gene encoding pro-opiomelanocortin has translation MRMKEWILHGTKQRGAGALSWKMPKPSWSYLGALLVAVLFQASVEVHGWCLQANNCRDGKAEDGLVECIKSCKMDLSAESPVFPGNGQYEPLSENIRKYVMSHFRWNKFGRRNISSGSISSDGGNVGQKRQELMQGDFLDMPPPGVWGEDEEMQGEGLPLSRKARELQNKRSYSMEHFRWGKPVGKKRRPVKIYPNGVEEESAESYPVEIRRDLPMKIDFPEVPELAIDEEEAAKEVYEEKVKKDGGGYKMEHFRWGTPPKDKRYGGFMVSEKSHTPLMTLFKNAIIKNGYKKGQ, from the exons ATGAGGATGAAGGAGTGGATTCTTCATGGAACCAAACAGAGGGGTGCTGG AGCTCTGTCTTGGAAGATGCCGAAGCCTTCTTGGAGCTATCTTGGGGCCCTGCTCGTGGCTGTGCTGTTTCAGGCCTCAGTGGAAGTTCATGGTTGGTGCCTGCAGGCCAACAACTGTAGAGATGGCAAGGCAGAAGATGGTCTAGTG GAATGCATCAAATCCTGCAAGATGGACCTCTCAGCTGAGTCACCTGTATTCCCAGGCAACGGCCAATATGAGCCACTCTCAGAAAACATCCGAAAATATGTCATGAGCCACTTTCGCTGGAACAAGTTTGGACGAAGAAATATCAGCAGTGGCAGCATCAGCAGTGATGGTGGAAATGTGGGTCAAAAGAGACAGGAGCTAATGCAGGGAGACTTCCTGGACATGCCCCCTCCAGGAGTCTGGGGAGAAGATGAAGAGATGCAAGGAGAAGGTCTGCCGTTGAGCCGAAAAGCCAGAGAATTGCAGAACAAAAGGTCCTACTCCATGGAGCACTTCCGCTGGGGGAAGCCTGTGGGTAAAAAGAGGCGTCCTGTGAAGATCTATCCCAATGGGGTGGAAGAAGAATCTGCAGAGTCCTATCCCGTGGAAATCAGAAGGGATCTCCCCATGAAGATTGATTTTCCTGAGGTTCCTGAGCTAGCCATTGATGAAGAGGAGGCAGCCAAAGAAGTGtatgaagaaaaagtaaaaaaagatggAGGGGGCTACAAGATGGAGCATTTCCGGTGGGGTACCCCTCCCAAGGATAAGCGGTATGGCGGCTTCATGGTCTCTGAGAAGAGCCATACCCCTCTCATGACACTCTTCAAAAATGCCATCATCAAGAATGGCTACAAGAAGGGTCAATGA